A single window of Microbacterium oryzae DNA harbors:
- a CDS encoding carbohydrate ABC transporter permease: MTTLTETIVAPTGADAHERKPGSKPFSPLRVVAFIVLLLMAIGWLLPFLWAVATAFKTENDAASGDPSWIGPSGPTTEAFTAILSQGNVWIWAFNSLWTSVAVTLITLAISALAAYAFSRMDFRGRRWLYVVVIAGIVVPPQALIIPLFYEMLAFHLVDTHWGLILPQVVAPAMVFILKQFFDAVPIELEEAARVDGASRFRVFWSIVLPLSRPILASVAIFVFIGAWNNFLWPFLVINDTTLMTLPVGLQTVISAYGVQYAQIMAQAVLAALPLIIVFLIFQKQIVKGVATTGFGGQ; this comes from the coding sequence ATGACCACCCTCACCGAGACCATCGTCGCGCCGACCGGCGCCGACGCGCACGAGCGCAAGCCCGGTTCGAAGCCGTTCAGCCCCCTGCGGGTCGTCGCGTTCATCGTGCTGCTGCTGATGGCGATCGGATGGCTGCTGCCGTTCCTCTGGGCGGTCGCGACGGCCTTCAAGACGGAGAACGACGCGGCCTCCGGCGATCCCTCCTGGATCGGTCCGAGCGGGCCGACCACGGAGGCCTTCACGGCCATCCTCTCGCAGGGGAACGTCTGGATCTGGGCATTCAACAGCCTGTGGACGTCGGTGGCGGTGACCCTGATCACCCTCGCGATCTCGGCGCTGGCGGCCTACGCGTTCTCGCGGATGGACTTCCGCGGTCGTCGGTGGCTCTACGTCGTCGTCATCGCCGGCATCGTCGTCCCGCCGCAGGCGCTCATCATCCCGCTGTTCTACGAGATGCTCGCCTTCCACCTCGTCGACACGCACTGGGGGCTCATCCTCCCCCAGGTCGTGGCGCCGGCGATGGTGTTCATCCTCAAGCAGTTCTTCGACGCCGTGCCCATCGAACTCGAGGAGGCCGCCCGCGTGGACGGCGCCAGCCGCTTCCGGGTGTTCTGGTCGATCGTGCTGCCGCTCTCGCGACCGATCCTCGCGTCGGTGGCGATCTTCGTGTTCATCGGCGCGTGGAACAACTTCCTCTGGCCGTTCCTCGTCATCAACGACACCACGCTCATGACGCTGCCGGTCGGCCTGCAGACCGTCATCAGCGCCTACGGCGTGCAGTACGCGCAGATCATGGCCCAGGCCGTGCTCGCCGCGCTGCCGCTCATCATCGTGTTCCTCATCTTCCAGAAGCAGATCGTCAAGGGCGTCGCGACCACGGGCTTCGGCGGCCAGTGA
- a CDS encoding alpha-N-arabinofuranosidase: MTSARITIDRDFTIADVPRRLFGSFVEHMGRCVYTGIYEPGHPQADERGFRRDVLQLVKELGPTVIRYPGGNFVSGYLWEDGVGPVENRPRRLDGAWHTVETNAFGLHEFVDWAKEADVEIMEAVNLGTRGVEEARALVEYANHPGGTYWSDLRRKNGAADPFDIRLWCLGNELDGPWQIGHKTADEYGRLAQETAKAMRLVDPTIELVAVGSSSREMPTFGSWEHTVLTHAYEEVDYISMHAYYQEHDGDAASFLAEGVDMDAFIDGVVATIDGVKAAGKHRKQIDISFDEWNVWDQTRYNEIEAREIAAAGWREHPRLIEDTYDVTDAVVVGTLLHSLLRHGDRVRIANQAQLVNVIAPIRSEEGGPAWRQSIFWPFARMAQLAKGRILRLAVESSQIPTRKFGDVDAVDAAATWDEADGTVALFLANRSLEESGEVTVDLRGLSATAIRSAEVLTTPEGGDRATANVEGDQDRVGLVPLREVGFDEGTLRATLPPLSWAVVVVDAAKA, from the coding sequence ATGACCAGCGCCCGCATCACCATCGACCGCGACTTCACGATCGCCGACGTCCCGCGACGGCTCTTCGGCTCGTTCGTGGAGCACATGGGCCGGTGCGTGTACACCGGCATCTACGAGCCGGGGCACCCGCAGGCCGACGAGCGCGGCTTCCGACGCGACGTGCTGCAGCTCGTGAAGGAGCTCGGGCCCACCGTCATCCGCTACCCCGGCGGCAACTTCGTCTCCGGCTACCTCTGGGAGGACGGCGTGGGGCCGGTCGAGAACCGGCCGCGCCGCCTCGACGGGGCCTGGCACACGGTCGAGACGAACGCGTTCGGCCTGCACGAGTTCGTCGACTGGGCCAAGGAGGCCGACGTCGAGATCATGGAGGCCGTGAACCTCGGCACCCGCGGCGTCGAGGAGGCCCGCGCGCTCGTCGAGTACGCGAACCACCCCGGCGGCACGTACTGGTCGGACCTGCGCCGCAAGAACGGTGCGGCCGATCCGTTCGACATCCGCCTCTGGTGCCTGGGCAACGAGCTGGATGGCCCCTGGCAGATCGGACACAAGACCGCAGACGAGTACGGCCGGCTCGCGCAGGAGACCGCGAAGGCCATGCGCCTGGTCGACCCCACCATCGAGCTCGTCGCCGTCGGCTCGTCCAGCAGGGAGATGCCCACCTTCGGATCGTGGGAGCACACCGTGCTCACGCACGCGTACGAGGAGGTCGACTACATCTCCATGCACGCGTACTACCAGGAGCACGACGGCGATGCCGCGTCATTCCTCGCCGAGGGCGTCGACATGGACGCGTTCATCGACGGGGTCGTCGCCACGATCGACGGCGTGAAGGCCGCCGGCAAGCACCGCAAGCAGATCGACATCTCGTTCGACGAGTGGAACGTGTGGGACCAGACCCGCTACAACGAGATCGAGGCCCGCGAGATCGCCGCGGCGGGCTGGCGCGAGCACCCGCGCCTCATCGAGGACACCTACGACGTCACCGACGCCGTCGTCGTCGGCACGCTCCTCCACAGCCTGCTCCGGCACGGCGACCGCGTCCGCATCGCGAACCAGGCGCAGCTCGTCAACGTGATCGCGCCCATCCGCTCGGAGGAGGGCGGCCCCGCCTGGCGTCAGTCGATCTTCTGGCCGTTCGCCCGGATGGCCCAGCTCGCCAAGGGCCGGATCCTGCGGCTCGCGGTCGAGTCGTCGCAGATCCCCACGCGCAAGTTCGGCGACGTCGATGCGGTCGACGCCGCCGCCACGTGGGACGAAGCCGACGGGACCGTCGCGCTGTTCCTCGCCAACCGCTCGCTCGAGGAGTCCGGCGAGGTGACGGTGGACCTCCGCGGACTCTCGGCCACGGCCATCCGCTCGGCCGAGGTGCTCACCACGCCCGAGGGAGGCGACCGCGCCACGGCGAACGTCGAGGGCGACCAGGACCGCGTCGGGCTCGTGCCGCTGCGCGAGGTCGGCTTCGACGAGGGCACGCTGCGGGCGACGCTGCCTCCGCTGTCGTGGGCCGTCGTGGTGGTGGACGCCGCGAAGGCCTGA
- a CDS encoding glutaredoxin family protein: protein MTTPASNEITMFGAEWCRDCRRTKAQLDGLGIAYTYVDLEADPSAAQVAKDISGRTNIPVVVYPDATHHVEPSNADVEAKLKELSLI from the coding sequence ATGACGACTCCCGCGAGCAACGAGATCACCATGTTCGGCGCCGAGTGGTGCCGCGACTGCCGCCGCACGAAGGCGCAGCTCGACGGCCTCGGCATCGCCTACACGTACGTCGACCTCGAGGCCGACCCCTCGGCCGCGCAGGTCGCGAAGGACATCTCCGGCCGCACGAACATCCCCGTCGTGGTCTACCCGGATGCCACCCACCACGTCGAGCCGTCGAACGCCGACGTCGAGGCGAAGCTCAAGGAGCTGTCGCTCATCTGA
- a CDS encoding recombinase family protein: MSHSEIAGTEIHQAAECPTCFVELQRDGGWWQARPAGSRLVGLVVQRDDMPSVIQQREDLTRFGVPIDGFRHPAPDILESWEERLHRLFSRLKGGDVLVVASVHALGRDAAEEVRTIAELSRRGVVVKVLDHGQKHLHDA, encoded by the coding sequence ATGAGTCACTCGGAGATCGCCGGCACGGAGATCCACCAGGCAGCGGAGTGCCCGACCTGCTTCGTCGAGCTGCAGCGCGACGGCGGCTGGTGGCAGGCGCGGCCGGCCGGATCCCGGCTCGTGGGCCTCGTCGTGCAGCGCGACGACATGCCGTCGGTCATCCAGCAGCGCGAGGACCTCACGCGCTTCGGCGTGCCGATCGACGGCTTCCGGCACCCGGCTCCGGACATTCTCGAGTCGTGGGAGGAGCGGCTGCACCGGCTGTTCTCACGGCTGAAGGGCGGCGATGTGCTCGTCGTCGCGAGCGTGCACGCCCTCGGGCGCGATGCCGCGGAGGAGGTCCGCACGATCGCGGAGCTCAGTCGTCGCGGCGTCGTCGTGAAGGTGCTCGACCACGGTCAGAAGCACCTCCACGACGCCTGA
- a CDS encoding ferrochelatase: MTTASTVPYASPASADGAPFVSTPQRYDAILLAGFGGPEGQDDVIPFLRNVTRGRGIPDERLEEVAHHYRHFGGVSPINAQNRALKAALEAEIARRGLDLPVYWGNRNWAPYLGDVVKEAAQDGRTRLLAVATSAYSSFSSCRQYREDFARVLEETALGGEVTIDKVRQFFDHPGFVDAFVDGVVDAVRGFFADGVAPQAVKVLFTTHSIPVDDALRSGPRDIDFGPGGAYEAQHRAVAEVVMAKVGEVLPEAADISWELVFQSRSGPASQPWLEPDICDRIAELPAESAEAVAIVPVGFLSDHMEVMWDLDEEALEAAEEAGLKAVRTPTPGADPRFVAGVVDLVEERMAATPREERPSLTKLGPWYDVCRPGCCENVRAGFKPAAAGVAP, encoded by the coding sequence ATGACCACGGCCTCCACCGTCCCGTACGCGTCGCCCGCCTCGGCGGACGGCGCACCGTTCGTCTCGACGCCCCAGCGATACGACGCCATTCTCCTCGCCGGGTTCGGCGGTCCGGAGGGGCAGGACGACGTCATCCCGTTCCTGCGCAACGTCACGCGCGGGCGCGGCATCCCCGACGAGCGGCTCGAGGAGGTCGCGCACCACTACCGGCACTTCGGCGGCGTGAGCCCGATCAACGCGCAGAACCGTGCGCTGAAGGCGGCGCTCGAGGCGGAGATCGCGCGGCGCGGTCTCGACCTGCCCGTCTACTGGGGCAACCGCAACTGGGCTCCGTACCTGGGCGATGTCGTGAAGGAGGCCGCCCAGGACGGGCGCACCCGCCTCCTCGCCGTGGCGACGAGCGCCTACAGCTCGTTCTCGAGCTGCCGCCAGTACCGCGAGGACTTCGCCCGCGTGCTCGAGGAGACCGCCCTCGGCGGCGAGGTGACGATCGACAAGGTGCGTCAGTTCTTCGACCACCCGGGCTTCGTCGACGCGTTCGTCGACGGCGTCGTCGACGCCGTCCGCGGGTTCTTCGCGGATGGCGTCGCGCCGCAGGCGGTGAAGGTGCTGTTCACGACGCACAGCATCCCCGTCGACGACGCGCTCCGCTCGGGACCCCGCGACATCGACTTCGGTCCCGGCGGTGCGTACGAGGCGCAGCACCGGGCCGTGGCCGAGGTCGTCATGGCGAAGGTGGGAGAGGTCCTGCCCGAGGCCGCCGACATCTCCTGGGAGCTCGTGTTCCAGTCGCGGTCGGGCCCCGCGTCGCAGCCGTGGCTCGAGCCCGACATCTGCGACCGCATCGCGGAGCTGCCCGCCGAGAGCGCCGAGGCCGTGGCGATCGTGCCGGTCGGCTTCCTCAGCGACCACATGGAGGTCATGTGGGATCTCGATGAGGAGGCGCTGGAGGCCGCCGAGGAGGCGGGTCTCAAGGCCGTGCGCACGCCCACGCCGGGCGCGGACCCGCGCTTCGTGGCGGGCGTCGTCGACCTCGTCGAGGAGCGGATGGCAGCCACCCCGCGGGAGGAGCGCCCGAGCCTCACGAAGCTCGGCCCCTGGTACGACGTGTGCCGCCCCGGCTGCTGCGAGAACGTGCGCGCGGGCTTCAAGCCCGCCGCGGCAGGCGTCGCACCGTGA
- a CDS encoding prenyltransferase, protein MIRELFLSSRPLSWINTAFPFAAAYLLATREVDVALVVGTLFFLVPYNLAMYGVNDVFDYASDLANPRKGGVEGALLEPAHHRTVLLTAALSCLPFVVALVIFGSPASWAVLAVSLFAVVAYSAPPFRFKEVPFLDSLTSSIHFTSPALYGLVLGGGDLDRGALTVLAAFLLWGMASHAFGAVQDVVPDREGGIASIATVLGAARTTWFALAAWFAAGVLMLTTGSPGAWAALLALPYLWAAAPFARVSDADSARANRGWRHFLWINYAAGFVVTMILIVFAMQTA, encoded by the coding sequence ATGATTCGTGAGCTCTTCCTCTCCTCGCGCCCGCTGAGCTGGATCAACACGGCGTTCCCGTTCGCCGCGGCGTACCTGCTCGCCACGCGCGAGGTCGACGTCGCGCTCGTCGTCGGCACGCTGTTCTTCCTCGTGCCCTACAACCTGGCCATGTACGGCGTGAACGACGTCTTCGACTACGCGTCCGACCTCGCCAACCCGCGGAAGGGCGGCGTCGAGGGCGCGCTCCTCGAGCCCGCGCACCATCGCACGGTGCTCCTCACGGCAGCGCTCTCGTGCCTGCCGTTCGTCGTGGCGCTGGTGATCTTCGGGTCGCCCGCGTCCTGGGCGGTTCTCGCCGTGAGCCTGTTCGCCGTCGTCGCGTACTCGGCGCCGCCGTTCCGGTTCAAAGAGGTGCCGTTCCTCGACTCGCTGACCTCGAGCATCCACTTCACGAGCCCCGCGCTCTACGGGCTCGTGCTCGGCGGCGGCGACCTCGACCGCGGTGCGCTGACCGTGCTCGCCGCGTTCCTGCTGTGGGGGATGGCCAGCCACGCGTTCGGCGCGGTGCAGGACGTCGTCCCCGACCGCGAGGGCGGCATCGCCTCCATCGCCACCGTGCTCGGCGCCGCCCGCACCACGTGGTTCGCGCTCGCAGCCTGGTTCGCAGCGGGGGTGCTTATGCTGACAACGGGGTCTCCCGGAGCATGGGCGGCGCTGCTGGCGCTGCCCTATCTGTGGGCCGCCGCGCCGTTCGCCCGTGTGTCCGACGCGGACTCCGCTCGCGCGAACCGCGGGTGGCGCCACTTCCTCTGGATCAACTACGCCGCCGGCTTCGTCGTCACGATGATCCTCATCGTGTTCGCGATGCAGACCGCCTGA
- a CDS encoding lycopene cyclase domain-containing protein, with protein sequence MTYALLCAVFLGVAVVAATGLTVARRQGSRQGARRNVALAAVLASAALLVLTAVFDNVMIAAGLFAYSDGHISGLRIGAAPVEDFTYPLAAAILLPALWLFLRRRHDS encoded by the coding sequence GTGACGTACGCGCTGCTGTGCGCGGTGTTCCTCGGCGTCGCGGTCGTGGCCGCCACCGGCCTGACCGTCGCGCGGCGACAGGGGAGCCGACAGGGTGCGCGGCGGAACGTCGCGCTCGCCGCGGTGCTCGCGTCGGCGGCGCTCCTCGTGCTGACGGCGGTGTTCGACAACGTCATGATCGCGGCGGGGCTGTTCGCCTACTCGGATGGCCATATCTCCGGCCTGCGGATCGGGGCCGCCCCGGTCGAGGACTTCACCTATCCACTGGCCGCGGCCATCCTGCTGCCCGCCCTCTGGCTCTTCCTCCGGAGGCGACATGATTCGTGA
- a CDS encoding lycopene cyclase domain-containing protein, whose translation MSLVYLAALLVSFACVLVVDRRFRLFLWRAPRTALAVLAVGLVFFLAWDAAGIALGVFFRAETTFMTGIVLAPELPLEEPVFLLFLCELTMVLFCGAERLLARRAERTHS comes from the coding sequence GTGAGCCTCGTCTATCTCGCCGCGCTCCTCGTCTCGTTCGCCTGCGTGCTCGTCGTCGACCGGCGCTTCCGCCTGTTCCTCTGGCGCGCCCCGCGCACGGCGCTCGCCGTGCTGGCGGTCGGCCTCGTCTTCTTCCTCGCGTGGGACGCGGCGGGGATCGCGCTGGGCGTGTTCTTCCGCGCCGAGACGACGTTCATGACGGGCATCGTCCTCGCGCCGGAGCTGCCGCTCGAGGAGCCGGTGTTCCTGCTCTTCCTGTGCGAGCTCACCATGGTGCTCTTCTGCGGCGCCGAGCGTCTGCTGGCCCGCCGCGCGGAGAGGACGCACTCGTGA
- the crtI gene encoding phytoene desaturase family protein, whose product MTARRVIVIGGGISGLATAALLARDGADVTLLEARDELGGRAGRWSADGFVFDTGPSWYLMPEVFDHFFRLLGTSAAEQLDLVPLDPAYRVYFEGDDEPFDLPAEGAREALQALDPASADRIDAYLASAEETYGLATAKFLYSTFESMRPLLDSSTLSRLPRLARLLAEPMERFIARHAADPRLRQVLGYPAVFLGTSPSRAPAMYHLMSHLDVGQGVLYPRGGFSAVIDAIARLAAENGVELRTGAPVSRILVKDGAACGVEIEGADGAREQLLADTVVSSADLHVTERLLPSASRSRSAAWWDRRDPGPGAVLALLGVRGELPELAHHTLFFTRDWDRGFDAIHGREPSIPDPASLYVCRPSATDDAVAPEGHENLFVLVPVPADTGIGFGGVDGAGDAAVERTVDAAIAEIAAWAGVPDLAERIVVRRSIGPADFERDFGAWRGGALGPAHTLRQSAFLRGSNVSFRVDGLLYAGATTIPGIGLPMCLISAELVLKRLRGDVSAGPLPEPQSEPV is encoded by the coding sequence ATGACCGCACGACGGGTGATCGTCATCGGCGGCGGCATCTCGGGGCTCGCCACGGCGGCGCTCCTCGCACGCGACGGCGCCGACGTCACGCTCCTCGAGGCGCGCGACGAGCTCGGCGGGCGCGCGGGCCGGTGGAGCGCCGACGGCTTCGTCTTCGACACGGGCCCCTCGTGGTACCTGATGCCCGAGGTCTTCGACCACTTCTTCCGGCTGCTCGGCACGTCCGCCGCCGAGCAGCTCGATCTGGTGCCGCTCGATCCCGCCTACCGGGTGTACTTCGAGGGCGACGACGAGCCGTTCGATCTCCCGGCCGAGGGCGCGCGCGAGGCGCTGCAGGCGCTGGACCCCGCCTCCGCCGACCGGATCGACGCCTACCTCGCCTCGGCCGAGGAGACGTACGGGCTGGCCACCGCGAAGTTCCTCTACAGCACGTTCGAGTCGATGCGCCCGCTGCTCGACTCGTCGACGCTGTCGCGGCTGCCGCGGCTCGCGCGCCTGCTCGCCGAGCCGATGGAGCGCTTCATCGCCCGTCACGCCGCCGACCCGCGGCTGCGGCAGGTGCTCGGGTACCCCGCGGTCTTCCTCGGCACCTCGCCCTCTCGCGCCCCCGCGATGTACCACCTGATGAGCCACCTCGACGTGGGGCAGGGGGTGCTGTACCCGCGAGGCGGATTCAGCGCGGTCATCGACGCGATCGCCCGCCTCGCCGCCGAGAACGGGGTCGAGCTGCGCACGGGTGCTCCCGTCAGCCGCATCCTCGTCAAGGATGGCGCCGCCTGCGGAGTCGAGATCGAAGGCGCGGACGGCGCGCGCGAGCAGCTCCTCGCCGACACCGTCGTCTCGTCGGCCGACCTGCATGTGACCGAGCGTCTGCTCCCCTCGGCGAGCCGTTCGCGCAGCGCCGCCTGGTGGGATCGGCGCGACCCGGGCCCCGGAGCCGTGCTCGCCCTGCTCGGCGTGCGCGGCGAGCTGCCCGAGCTCGCGCACCACACGCTGTTCTTCACGCGCGACTGGGACCGCGGCTTCGACGCCATCCACGGCCGCGAGCCGTCGATCCCCGATCCCGCATCGCTGTACGTGTGCCGTCCGAGTGCGACCGACGATGCGGTCGCCCCGGAGGGTCACGAGAACCTCTTCGTGCTCGTGCCGGTTCCCGCCGACACCGGCATCGGCTTCGGCGGGGTGGATGGCGCGGGTGACGCGGCCGTGGAGCGCACGGTGGACGCGGCCATCGCCGAGATCGCGGCGTGGGCGGGGGTTCCCGACCTCGCCGAGCGGATCGTCGTGCGCCGCAGCATCGGACCGGCGGACTTCGAGCGCGACTTCGGCGCGTGGCGGGGCGGGGCGCTCGGCCCCGCGCACACCCTCCGTCAGAGTGCGTTCCTGCGCGGGTCCAACGTCTCCTTCCGAGTCGACGGCCTCCTCTACGCCGGCGCCACGACCATCCCCGGAATCGGCCTGCCGATGTGCCTCATCAGCGCGGAGCTCGTGCTGAAGCGGCTGCGGGGCGACGTCTCCGCTGGACCGCTGCCGGAGCCGCAGTCGGAGCCGGTGTGA
- a CDS encoding phytoene/squalene synthase family protein, whose amino-acid sequence MSGLDLYTRTARAAAARVISAYSTSFGLSSRLLPSEVRACISDVYALVRVADEIVDGPAAEAGLDAREKRTVLDALEEETLRAMSSGFSANLVVHAFAHTARRTGIGDDLVRAFFASMRMDADGVEIADDATYRRYIHGSAEVVGSMCLRGFAQEDPRLVIDEAMEEGARRLGAAFQKVNFLRDLAEDCDGLGRSYFPGVDPHAFTEADKLRIVAEIDDDLAVARAAIARLPPASRRATTAAADLFGRLNDLLRAAPAEELLVRRVSVPTSEKLRVIAAAIVRGTREGAA is encoded by the coding sequence ATGAGCGGCCTCGATCTCTACACGCGCACCGCACGGGCGGCGGCGGCCCGGGTCATCTCCGCCTACTCGACGTCGTTCGGCCTCTCCAGCCGGCTCCTGCCATCCGAGGTGCGCGCCTGCATCTCCGACGTGTACGCGCTGGTGCGCGTGGCCGACGAGATCGTCGACGGCCCGGCCGCGGAGGCCGGGCTCGACGCGCGGGAGAAGCGCACCGTGCTCGATGCCCTCGAGGAGGAGACGCTGCGGGCGATGTCGTCGGGCTTCAGCGCCAACCTCGTCGTGCACGCGTTCGCGCACACCGCGCGGCGCACCGGAATCGGCGATGACCTCGTCCGCGCGTTCTTCGCCTCGATGCGGATGGACGCGGACGGCGTGGAGATCGCCGACGACGCGACGTACCGGCGGTACATCCACGGCTCGGCGGAGGTCGTCGGGTCGATGTGCCTGCGCGGGTTCGCCCAGGAGGACCCCCGGCTCGTGATCGACGAGGCGATGGAGGAGGGCGCTCGACGCCTCGGCGCGGCGTTCCAGAAGGTGAACTTCCTCCGCGATCTCGCCGAGGACTGCGATGGGCTGGGGCGCTCGTACTTTCCCGGCGTCGACCCGCACGCCTTCACCGAGGCCGACAAGCTCCGCATCGTGGCGGAGATCGACGACGACCTCGCCGTCGCCCGCGCCGCGATCGCGCGCCTTCCGCCCGCCTCCCGGCGCGCGACGACCGCGGCGGCCGACCTGTTCGGCCGTCTCAACGACCTGCTGCGCGCGGCGCCCGCCGAGGAGCTCCTCGTGCGGCGCGTGTCGGTTCCGACGAGCGAGAAGCTCCGGGTGATCGCCGCTGCCATCGTGCGCGGCACGAGAGAGGGAGCGGCATGA
- a CDS encoding polyprenyl synthetase family protein, with protein sequence MAHDALSAMLQTFFAERQARAEELGPAYAALWQRMAEAVRGGKRLRPRLVLTAHAELGGIDEAAAHTAAAAFELLHTALLFHDDLLDGDLVRRGRPNLAGTFAAEAMDAGASADAATAWGQASGLLAGDLLLSAVHALVARIESPARVAVHEIIDDCLFLTSAGEHADIGFAHGTMPADAADIVRMMEQKTASYSFAAPLRAGAALAGAGPLVDASLQRIGTQMGFLYQLRDDVLGVFGVEARTGKTALGDLREGKRTLLIAFAEDQAAWREVRHLFGRRSLEEEGAALLRSALVASGAAAEIERVIAEQCAITRAEIAEAPLPDGLREELDALAVRCAERDA encoded by the coding sequence ATGGCACACGACGCGCTGAGCGCGATGCTCCAGACGTTCTTCGCCGAGCGGCAGGCGCGCGCCGAGGAGCTCGGCCCGGCCTACGCCGCGCTCTGGCAGCGGATGGCCGAGGCCGTGCGAGGTGGGAAGCGACTGCGACCGCGGCTGGTCCTCACCGCGCACGCCGAGCTCGGCGGCATCGACGAGGCGGCCGCACACACCGCAGCCGCCGCCTTCGAGCTGCTGCACACGGCTCTGCTGTTCCATGACGACCTGCTCGACGGCGACCTCGTGCGGCGCGGCCGACCGAACCTCGCGGGCACGTTCGCCGCCGAGGCGATGGATGCGGGCGCGAGCGCCGATGCCGCGACGGCCTGGGGCCAGGCATCCGGACTGCTCGCGGGGGACCTGCTGCTGAGCGCCGTCCACGCGCTCGTCGCCCGGATCGAGAGCCCGGCCCGCGTGGCCGTGCACGAGATCATCGACGACTGCCTCTTCCTCACCTCGGCGGGGGAGCACGCCGACATCGGATTCGCGCACGGCACGATGCCCGCCGACGCCGCCGACATCGTCCGCATGATGGAGCAGAAGACAGCCAGCTACTCCTTCGCGGCTCCGCTGCGGGCAGGCGCCGCGCTCGCCGGAGCCGGTCCGCTCGTCGACGCCTCCCTGCAGCGCATCGGCACGCAGATGGGGTTCCTCTACCAGCTGCGAGACGACGTGCTCGGCGTCTTCGGCGTCGAGGCCCGCACGGGCAAGACCGCCCTCGGCGATCTGCGCGAAGGCAAGCGCACGCTGCTCATCGCGTTCGCCGAGGACCAGGCGGCCTGGCGCGAGGTCCGCCACCTCTTCGGCCGGCGGTCGCTGGAGGAGGAGGGGGCCGCCCTGCTGCGCAGCGCGCTCGTCGCGAGCGGCGCTGCGGCCGAGATCGAGCGCGTCATCGCCGAGCAGTGCGCGATCACGCGTGCGGAGATCGCCGAGGCGCCGCTTCCCGATGGCCTGCGCGAGGAGCTCGACGCCCTCGCCGTCCGCTGCGCGGAGCGCGACGCATGA
- the idi gene encoding isopentenyl-diphosphate Delta-isomerase — protein sequence MTTAVERVVLLDDEGRSVGAAPKATVHTESTPLHLAFSCHVLDPRGRVLLSRRALSKRTWPGTWTNAFCGHPSPFEAIPAALERRAKEELGLVLRDVRLVLPDFRYRAVDASGMVENEVCPVYFAIADDQPAPAPDEAMDVRWVDADDLATALDAAPWAFSPWLVLQARELSPGGAISGAAWRGAVT from the coding sequence ATGACGACTGCAGTCGAGCGCGTGGTGCTCCTCGACGACGAGGGGCGCTCGGTGGGTGCGGCGCCGAAGGCGACCGTTCACACGGAGAGCACGCCGCTCCACCTCGCCTTCTCCTGCCACGTCCTCGATCCGCGCGGGAGGGTCCTGCTCTCGCGCCGCGCGCTCTCCAAGCGAACCTGGCCGGGAACCTGGACGAACGCGTTCTGCGGCCATCCGAGCCCCTTCGAAGCCATTCCCGCCGCGCTCGAGCGGAGGGCGAAGGAGGAGCTCGGCCTCGTCCTGCGCGATGTGCGCCTGGTGCTCCCCGACTTCCGCTATCGCGCCGTGGATGCCTCGGGCATGGTCGAGAATGAGGTCTGTCCCGTCTACTTCGCGATCGCCGACGACCAGCCGGCTCCCGCGCCGGACGAGGCGATGGACGTGAGGTGGGTGGATGCGGACGATCTGGCGACGGCGCTCGACGCCGCACCGTGGGCCTTCAGCCCCTGGCTCGTGCTGCAGGCCAGGGAGCTCTCGCCCGGCGGCGCCATCAGCGGCGCCGCGTGGCGGGGAGCGGTGACATGA
- a CDS encoding MarR family winged helix-turn-helix transcriptional regulator, which produces MPEDKSPTEEPFSLLDPRVVDPDEELVQRAHLPAEEIMQVVRVLESMKRWRDTEAELSEASRRYMKLGTTDMRALRYLIAAQRHGAVVTPSSIAAHLGISTASTTKLLDRLAAGGHVRRLPHPTDRRSLAIEVSEDTSIAARATVGRIHARRFDVAASMAPAEREVIIRFLDELVATAEDLKHPDEAGVAEA; this is translated from the coding sequence GTGCCTGAAGACAAGTCGCCGACGGAGGAGCCGTTCTCGCTGCTCGATCCGCGGGTCGTCGACCCGGACGAGGAGCTGGTGCAGCGCGCCCATCTTCCGGCCGAGGAGATCATGCAGGTCGTCCGCGTCCTCGAGTCCATGAAGAGGTGGCGCGACACCGAGGCCGAGCTGAGCGAGGCGTCGCGGCGCTACATGAAGCTCGGCACCACCGACATGCGCGCGCTGCGCTACCTGATCGCCGCTCAGCGTCACGGCGCGGTCGTGACGCCCAGCTCGATCGCCGCGCACCTCGGCATCTCCACCGCCTCGACCACGAAGCTGCTGGATCGGCTGGCCGCGGGCGGCCACGTGCGGCGCCTGCCGCACCCGACCGATCGCCGCAGCCTGGCCATCGAGGTCAGCGAGGACACCAGCATCGCCGCGCGTGCGACCGTCGGCCGCATCCATGCGCGCCGGTTCGACGTCGCGGCATCGATGGCACCCGCGGAGCGCGAGGTGATCATCCGGTTCCTCGACGAGCTCGTCGCGACGGCAGAGGATCTGAAGCACCCCGACGAAGCGGGCGTCGCCGAGGCGTGA